The following proteins are encoded in a genomic region of Emys orbicularis isolate rEmyOrb1 chromosome 19, rEmyOrb1.hap1, whole genome shotgun sequence:
- the NEUROD4 gene encoding neurogenic differentiation factor 4, translating to MTKTYAKPKEMSELVSSQSWMDEALSSQDEMKEEDSKQAPYGMMAGLNEEHDSIEEEEEEEDGEKPKRRGPKKKKMTKARLERFRARRVKANARERTRMHGLNDALDNLRRVMPCYSKTQKLSKIETLRLARNYIWALSEVLETGQTPEGKGFVEMLCKGLSQPTSNLVAGCLQLGPQSLFLEKHEEKSPVCDSAIPSHTFNYQSPGLPSPPYGNMETHLLHLKPPTFKSLVDPSFGSHHPDCTTPPYEGPLTPPLSISGNFSLKQDGSPDLDKSYTFMAHYPSMSLAGAHGHTSHFQSTVPRYELPIDMSYESYPHHVVGPQLNAIFNE from the coding sequence ATGACCAAGACATATGCCAAACCCAAAGAGATGTCAGAGCTTGTCAGCTCCCAGtcatggatggatgaagccctgagctcccaagATGAAATGAAGGAAGAAGACAGCAAACAAGCCCCCTATGGAATGATGGCTGGCTTGAACGAAGAACATGACAGCatcgaggaggaggaagaggaggaggatggagaaaagcCTAAGAGAAGAGgaccaaagaagaagaaaatgaccAAGGCAAGGCTGGAGCGGTTCAGGGCCCGGCGGGTCAAGGCCAATGCCAGGGAGCGCACTCGGATGCATGGTCTGAATGATGCTCTGGATAATCTGAGGCGGGTGATGCCTTGTTACTCCAAGACTCAGAAGCTGTCCAAGATTGAGACTCTGAGGCTTGCAAGGAATTACATATGGGCTCTGTCTGAGGTGCTGGAGACTGGGCAGACTCCAGAAGGGAAGGGCTTTGTGGAGATGCTTTGCAAAGGTTTGTCACAGCCAACCAGTAACCTAGTTGCCGGCTGTCTACAGCTGGGGCCTCAGTCCCTCTTCCTTGAGAAGCACGAAGAGAAGTCCCCAGTGTGTGACTCTGCCATACCCAGCCATACCTTCAACTACCAATCCCCAGGACTGCCGAGCCCCCCCTATGGGAACATGGAAACCCACCTCTTACATCTAAAGCCTCCTACCTTCAAAAGTTTGGTGGATCCTTCCTTTGGGAGCCACCACCCAGACTGCACCACTCCACCATATGAAGGGCCCCTGACGCCTCCCCTGAGCATCAGTGGGAACTTCTCCTTGAAGCAGGATGGGTCTCCAGACCTGGACAAGTCCTACACCTTCATGGCCCACTACCCTTCGATGAGCCTGGCCGGAGCTCATGGACACACGTCTCATTTCCAAAGCACAGTGCCCCGCTACGAGCTCCCCATAGACATGAGCTACGAGTCCTACCCGCACCATGTGGTTGGGCCCCAGCTCAACGCCATATTTAATGAATAA